In Halobacterium noricense, the genomic stretch CGTGGCTCGCGGGTCACTACGTTCCCCGCTCGCTCTAACGTGGTCTCCCTGCGGTCGACCACGCGGCTCTTGTCCGGCCACGTGGCTCGCGGGTCACTACGTTCCCCGCTCGCTCTAACGTGGTCTCCCTGCGGTCGACCACGCCGGTGAAGACTATACGTCCAGAGCCCAAAGTCGTGTGTATGGGTATCGTGTCACGCCTCTCGTACGCGGTCCGGTCGAAACTGAACGCGCTCGTCAGTTCCGCCGAAGACCCGACGGAGACGCTGGACTACTCCTACCAGCGGCTGCGCGACGAACTGCGGGACGTCGAGAAGGGACTGGCGGACCTCACCGCCCAGAAGAAGCGCCTGGAGGTCCAGCGCGAGCGCCTCCAGCGGAACGCCGAGAAGCACGACGAGCAGGCCCGCGAGGCGGTCCGGCAGGACCGCGACGACCTCGCGCGGCGCGCGCTGGAGAAGAAACAACAGAAGCGCGACCAGGTCAACGAAATCGACGGCCAGATCGCGGACCTCGAAGAGACCCAGCGCGACCTCGAAGAGAAAAAGGAGGAACTGGAGGCGCGCGTCGAGGAGTTCCGCACGAAGAAGGAGACGATGAAGGCGCGCCACGAGGCCGCGCAGGCCCAGACGCGCGTCTCGGAGGCCGTCACGGGCGTCGGCGACGAGGCGACCGAGGTGACGCGCGCCATCGAGCGCGCGAAAGACCAGACCGAGGAGATGGAAGCGCGCGCCGCCGCGATGGACGAGCTCGACGAACGCGGCGTCCTCGACAGCCCGCTGGGCGACGACCGCGACCGCATCGACCGCGAACTCGACGCCGAGCGCGAGGACCGCGAGGTCGAAGCGGAACTGGACGAACTGCGCGCGGAGGTCCGCGGCGAGGAGGCCGTCGAGAGTGCCGCGGACGGCGACGAGGACGTGGAAGCGGAACTGGAAACCATCCGCGAGGAAGAGGAGGAGGTGTAGCTGGACTGACCGCCGCGGCGAGCGGGTCGTGGCGACTACCGTTTTCCGTGCGTGCGTCGAAGGCCGGGTATGGCCGACAGCGACGAGAGCAAACCGAGCGACCAGCTGCGCGAGCGCGTCCCGCGCAGCAGCCGGTGGGTCTGGGTCGTGTTGGACGCCGACCGGCGGGCGGTCGCGGCCGGCGTGCTCGCGGTGCTGTTCTGCTCGCTGGTCGCCGCCGGCACGCTGTTGCCGACGCCCGCCTACGAGCTGCTGACCGACGGCGACCCCCACGAGACGCTGTTCGACGCGCTCGTCGCGGCGACGATTACGGGCGTGACGCTCGTGCTCACGCTGAGCCAGCTCGTGCTCTCCCAGGAACTCGGCGCGGCGGGCGACCAGCGCGAGCGCATGGAGGGCGCGCTGTCGTTCCGCGAGGACGCCGCCGACGCCGCCGGGATGGACATCGCGCCCGCGGAGCCGTCGGCGTTCCTCCGCGGGCTCGTGGAGGCGACCCGCGAACAGGCGAACGCGCTCGGCGACGCCGCGCCCGACGGCGAAGCGGGCGAGGCGGTCGACGCCTACGTGGACAACCTCACGGAGAACGCGCGCGTGGTGGCGAACCAGCTCGACGGCGCCCAGTTCGGGGAGTTCGACGTGGTGTGGGCGGCGCTGAACTACAACTATTCGTGGAAGCTGTACGCGGGCGAACGCCTCCGCGCCGAACACGGCGACGCACTCGACGAGGACGCCGACGCGGCACTCGACGACCTCCTGGGGACGCTGGCGCTGTTCGGGCCGGCCCGCGAGCACTTCAAGACGCTGTACTTCCAGTGGGAGCTGTCGGACCTCTCGCGGACGCTGCTGTACGCCGCCGTCCCCGCGCTCGCGGTCGCCATCGCGTCGCTGCTGTTCCTCGACCCGGCGGCGTACCCCGGAAGCACGTTCGGCGTCAACCACGCGCTGCTCGTCGTGAGTGCGGCCGTAACCGTCACCGTGCTGCCGTTCGCGCTGCTGCTGTCGTACATCCTGCGCATCGTCACCGTCACGAAGCGCACGCTCTCCATCGGCCCGTTCGTGCTCCGGGAGACCGAGCGCAGCGGGAACGTCGACTGACGCCAGCGCACCCGACACTTACGTGCCCGTCTGTGCTATTTCGACGCATGTACGACGCGGTCCTCGTGCCGACGGACGGCAGCGACGCCGCCTCCGCGGGCGTCACGCACGGCCTCGACCTCGCCGCGGAGTTCGACGCGGTCGTCCACGCGCTCTACGTCGTGCCCGAGTCAGAACGCGCGAGCATCGTCGGCAGTTCGAGCAACCCCGGGGAGTCGAGCATCGCTGCGGCCGCCGAACGCGCCGTCGAAACCGTCGCCGCGGCCGCCGACGACCGCGGCCTCGACGCCGAAACCGAGATTCGGAGCGGGACGCCACACCGCGAGATTCTCGACCACGCCGACGAGGCGGCCGTCGACCTCGTCGTGATGGCGACGCACGGCCGTACGGGCGTCAGCAGGCTGCTCTCCGGGAGCGTCACCGAGCGCGTCGTCCGGAACGCCGACCGCCCCGTGCTCGTCGCGCGCCGGACGCCCTGACGGGAGCGCCGAACCGTAAGCCACGTCCCCGTCACGGGAGTCAGTGCGGCGTATGGACCAGCGTCGGTTCTCGAAACTGCTGGCGTGCGCCGCCGTGCTCGGCGTCACGGTCGGCCTCGTCGCCACGGGGTTCCGGGTGGCGTGGCTGGCCGCCAAGCACGCGCTCTGGCACACCTTCGAGGCGACCTACTGGCGCATCCCGGTCAGCGTGGCGGCCGGCGTCCTCATCGGCACCATCCTCTACAAGACGTACTACCCGGGCGCGCTCGCCGCACTCGTCCGCCAGTTCCACGACGAAGGCAGCGTCCCGCTCGCGGAGAACGTCCCCACCGTCCCGGTCGGCTTCATCGGGCTCATCGCGGGGCAGAACGCCGGCCCGGAGGGCGTGATGAGCGTCGTCGGCGGGAGCTTCGGCACGCAGGCCGCGGAGACGTTCGGGATGCCGAACGCCGAGAAACTCCTCACGCTCGCGGGCATGGGAGCGGGGTTCGGCGCCATCCTCGGCGCACCCATCGGCGGCGCGCTGCTGTGGCTGGAACTCCCCCACGAGCGCGGCCTCGAGTACTACGAGGCCATCATCCCGACGTTCGTCGCGAGCTTCGCGGGCTACCTCACGGAGGCGGCGCTCGGCGGCTTCCACCTGTTCCCGACGTGGCACGTCTCCGCCGTCGCGCCCATCTCGGGCGGCCAGTTGGTCGCCGCAGCCGCCGTCGCCGTCGTCACCATCCCGTTCGGCGCGCTCTACACGACCATCTTCGACACCGTGGGACGGCTGTTCAACCGGTGGTCGCCCGCCATCTACGTCCGGACGACCGTCGCCGGCCTCGGCATCGGCCTGCTCGGGTACGCGCTCCCCCTGACGTACTTCTACGGCGGCAGCAAGATGAATCAGCTCGTGGGCACCGACCTCGGGCTCGGGGTGCTGGTCGCGACGCTGCTCGGGACGATGGTCGCGGCCGCGTTCACCATCAACGGCAACTGGATTGGCGGGCTCATCGTCCCACACATGTTCATGGGTGCGGTGCTCGGGCTCGCGGCGTCGATGGTCGTCCCCGCGCTCCCGCCGATACTCTCGATGCTCGCGGGCATGGCCGCGTTCAACGCCGTCGTCACGGGGACGCCGCTGTCGTCGGCGCTCATCGCCATCGCGCTGACCGACGGCGCGAGCATCACGCCCGTCTTCCTCGCGGCGCTGGTCGGGTTCGTCGGCAGCCCGCTCGTCGGCTTCCTCCAGACCGCGGCGCCGCGCCGCGAACCGCCGAATTTCCACGTCGGCGACTGACCGCGAAAAACGAGTAGCGGGCTACTCCGCGAAGTCCGGTTCCGTGTGCTTCTCCGCGACCTCGCTGTCGAGGTGGTCGAGGAACGCGTCGAGGTCGACGTCGTTGCGCTCGCGCTCCTGGCGGTCGCGCACCGAGACCGTCCCTGCTTCTTCCTCGTCGTCGCCGAGGACGAGCATGTACGGGACGTTGTCGTCGTGGGCCTGCTGGATTTTCCGGCCGACCGTCCAGTCGCGGTCCTCGACTTCCACGCGGTAGCCCTCCAGTTCGTTCTTCACGCGGTGGGCGTAGCCGAGGTTGTCGTCCGTCACGGGGAGGATGCGGACCTGCTCGGGCGCGAGCCACGTCGGGAAGCGGCCGTTGTAGTGCTCGATGAGCACCATGAAGAACCGCTCGTAGCTCCCGTAGAGCGCGCGGTGAATCATCACCGGCTGGTGGGCTTCGTTGTCCGAGCCCGTGTACTCGAGGTCGAAGCGCTCGGGCATGTTGAAGTCCAGTTGGACGGTCGGGCCGTCCCACGTGCGCCCGAGCGCGTCCTCGAACGCGAAGTCGACCTTCGGCCCGTAGAACGCGCCGTCGCCGGGTTCGAGGTCGTAGTCGACGTTCTGCTGGTCGAGCACGTCGCGGAGCTGGCTCTCGGACTGCTCCCAGATTTCGTCGCTGCCGACGGACTTCTCGGGGCGGGTCGCGAGCGCGACCTCGTAGTCGAGGTCGAACGTGTCCAGGACCTCGAAGATGAGGTCCATGATGCGGCGGACCTCCTCCTCGATCTGGTCGGCGCGCGCGAACACGTGGCCGTCGTCGATGGTGAACGCCCACACCCGACTGAGCCCGGAGAGCTCGCCGCGCTGCTCGCGGCGGTACACCTTCCCGTCCTCGAAGTACCGGACCGGGAGGTCGCGGTAGCTCCACGAGGACTGGTCGAAGATGGTGGCGTGGCCCGGGCAGTTCATCGGCTTCAGGCCGTACTCCTCGTCGTCGACGTCCATGAGGAACATGTCGTCGACGTAGTTGTCGTAGTGGCCGGATTTCTTCCAGAGTTCCGTGCGGAAGAGGTGCGGCGTCTCGACCTCGTCGTAGCCCATGTCGCGGTTCAGGCCGTGAACGTAGTCCGAGAGTTCGCGCAGGACCGTCTTCCCATTAGGGTGGTACAGCGGGAGGCCGGGGCCGGTAACGTCCGGAATCGAGAAGAGGTCCATCTCGGAGCCGAGCTTGCGGTGGTCGCGCTCCTTGGCTTCCTCGCGTCGCTGGAGGTACGCCTCCAGCCCGTCCTCGGTGGGGAACGCCGTGCCGTACACCCGCGTCAGCGTCTCGCGCTCCTCGTCGCCGCGCCAGTACGCCGCGGAGGTCTCCAAGACCTCGAAGCCGCCGATTTCGCCCGTCGAGTCGACGTGCGGACCCTGGCAGAGGTCCTCGAAGCCGTCCTGTTCGTAGAAACTCACGGGGTCCTCGCCGGCCGCCTCGGTTTCGAGAATCTCGCGCTTGAACGGGTTGTCCTCGTACTTTTCGAAGGCCTCCTCGCGGTCGTACTCGACGCGCTCGACGTCGTAGTCGGCCTCGATGATGTCCTCGGCTTCTTCCTGAATCTCGTCGAGGTCGTCGGCGTCGAGTTCGACGTCCGCGATGTCGTAGTAGAACCCCTCGTCGGTGTACGGCCCGATGGTGAGTTTCGCGTCGGGGTGGTGGCGGACGAGGGCCTGCGCGAGCACGTGCGCGGCGGTGTGCCGGAGGACGTCGAGGTAGTCGTCGGAGCCCTCGGTGACGATTTCGATTTCGCGGTCCTCCGCAATCGGCTCCTCCTTCGCGACGAGTTCGCCGTCCAGCTTCCCGGCGACTGTGTCACGGCCGAGGCCGGGCCCGATTTCGTACGCTACGTCCTCGACCGTCGCCCCGGCTTCGACGTCCAGCGTGGCGCCGTCCGGGAGCGTCACAGTAACGGTGCTCATTCTGTCCGTTAGTTCGCCCGGAGGCACCCATAAGCCTGTTGAGACGGTGCGAGTGCGTGCCGAACCACCAGAAGCGTCGAGTCGCGCGTCAGACCTCTCGCGCGCCCGTCCCCGCCCGGTCGACGTCCTGCAAGTCGATGTGGCCGGCGGGCATCGGAACGCCGTCGAAGTCGTCCTCGGCGAGCAGCAGTGAGCCGTCGAGGTCCGCGTAGTCCAGGAGCGGCGCGAGGTGGCAGGCCGCCGCGATGCTGGCGTTGGACTCGATCATGCACCCGCACATGACTTCGAGGCCGTGCGCGCGGGCGGTGTGAATCAGGCGTTTGGCCTCGCGCAGCCCGCCCGTCTTCATCAGTTTCAGGTTCGCGATGTCACAGCGGTCCGCGATGGCCGGGATGTCGCTGGCGACGACGCAGGACTCGTCGGCGGCAATCGGGAGCGGCGAGCGCTCGTAGACGTACTTCAGGCCCTCACGGTTCTCTGCGGGCACGGGCTGCTCGACGAACTCCACGCCGTAGTCGGCGAGCCACTCGATGTTGCGGACGGCTTCCTTGGGCGTCCACGCTTCGTTGGCGTCGACGCGGATGGTGGCGTCGGGCGCGGTCTCCCGGACCGCCGAGAGGAGTGCTTCGTCGCGGCTCGTGCCGAGTTTCACCTTCAGCGTTCCGTAGCCCGCCTCGACCGCCTCGGCGGTCTTCCGGCGCATCGTCTCCTCGTCGTCGATGCCGACGGTGAAGGAGGTGTCGAGCGTGTTCGCGGCGTCCAGCCCCCAGTAGCGATAGAGGGGCAAACCCGCGCGCTTCGTGGCGAGGTCGTGGCAGGCGATACTGACCGCGCTGCGCGCCGCGGGGTTGTCCTCGACAACCCCGCGCAGCCCGGTCTCGATGCGCGCGAGGTCGTGCGGGTCGTCGACGCGCTCGACGACGGCCAGGAGCTCGGGCAGGACGGCTTCGACGGTCGCCGCCGTCTCCCCGTAGTGCGCGGAGGGCGCGGCACCGCCGACGCCGACGTTGCCCTCGTCGTCCTCGACGCGCACGACGACGTTCGCGGCAGTGTCCTGCGTGCCGCGCGCGATGGTGAAGGGGTGTTCGAGCGGGAACTCGGAGCGCTCGAACGCCGCCTTCACCGAATCACCTCGATGACCGAGTCGGGCCCGAACCGCACGGGGTCGTCGGCGGGCGCACCGATAGCCTCGGAGAAGTCCGCGACTGCGCCGCGGGCGGCCGTGTCGGTCTCGACGCTGCGCGTGTTCAGCATCCCACCGATTACGTCCGCGTCGGTGACGGGTTCGACGAACTCCTCGTAGCGCTCCACGAACGACTCGACGGGCGGGAGGGCCTGGTCGTAGCCGTGAATGGAGTCGCGGCCGTGCTCGTGGCAGAGCACGAGGTGGTCGGGC encodes the following:
- a CDS encoding PspA/IM30 family protein; this translates as MGIVSRLSYAVRSKLNALVSSAEDPTETLDYSYQRLRDELRDVEKGLADLTAQKKRLEVQRERLQRNAEKHDEQAREAVRQDRDDLARRALEKKQQKRDQVNEIDGQIADLEETQRDLEEKKEELEARVEEFRTKKETMKARHEAAQAQTRVSEAVTGVGDEATEVTRAIERAKDQTEEMEARAAAMDELDERGVLDSPLGDDRDRIDRELDAEREDREVEAELDELRAEVRGEEAVESAADGDEDVEAELETIREEEEEV
- a CDS encoding universal stress protein produces the protein MYDAVLVPTDGSDAASAGVTHGLDLAAEFDAVVHALYVVPESERASIVGSSSNPGESSIAAAAERAVETVAAAADDRGLDAETEIRSGTPHREILDHADEAAVDLVVMATHGRTGVSRLLSGSVTERVVRNADRPVLVARRTP
- a CDS encoding chloride channel protein → MDQRRFSKLLACAAVLGVTVGLVATGFRVAWLAAKHALWHTFEATYWRIPVSVAAGVLIGTILYKTYYPGALAALVRQFHDEGSVPLAENVPTVPVGFIGLIAGQNAGPEGVMSVVGGSFGTQAAETFGMPNAEKLLTLAGMGAGFGAILGAPIGGALLWLELPHERGLEYYEAIIPTFVASFAGYLTEAALGGFHLFPTWHVSAVAPISGGQLVAAAAVAVVTIPFGALYTTIFDTVGRLFNRWSPAIYVRTTVAGLGIGLLGYALPLTYFYGGSKMNQLVGTDLGLGVLVATLLGTMVAAAFTINGNWIGGLIVPHMFMGAVLGLAASMVVPALPPILSMLAGMAAFNAVVTGTPLSSALIAIALTDGASITPVFLAALVGFVGSPLVGFLQTAAPRREPPNFHVGD
- the thrS gene encoding threonine--tRNA ligase; amino-acid sequence: MSTVTVTLPDGATLDVEAGATVEDVAYEIGPGLGRDTVAGKLDGELVAKEEPIAEDREIEIVTEGSDDYLDVLRHTAAHVLAQALVRHHPDAKLTIGPYTDEGFYYDIADVELDADDLDEIQEEAEDIIEADYDVERVEYDREEAFEKYEDNPFKREILETEAAGEDPVSFYEQDGFEDLCQGPHVDSTGEIGGFEVLETSAAYWRGDEERETLTRVYGTAFPTEDGLEAYLQRREEAKERDHRKLGSEMDLFSIPDVTGPGLPLYHPNGKTVLRELSDYVHGLNRDMGYDEVETPHLFRTELWKKSGHYDNYVDDMFLMDVDDEEYGLKPMNCPGHATIFDQSSWSYRDLPVRYFEDGKVYRREQRGELSGLSRVWAFTIDDGHVFARADQIEEEVRRIMDLIFEVLDTFDLDYEVALATRPEKSVGSDEIWEQSESQLRDVLDQQNVDYDLEPGDGAFYGPKVDFAFEDALGRTWDGPTVQLDFNMPERFDLEYTGSDNEAHQPVMIHRALYGSYERFFMVLIEHYNGRFPTWLAPEQVRILPVTDDNLGYAHRVKNELEGYRVEVEDRDWTVGRKIQQAHDDNVPYMLVLGDDEEEAGTVSVRDRQERERNDVDLDAFLDHLDSEVAEKHTEPDFAE
- a CDS encoding dipeptide epimerase, which translates into the protein MKAAFERSEFPLEHPFTIARGTQDTAANVVVRVEDDEGNVGVGGAAPSAHYGETAATVEAVLPELLAVVERVDDPHDLARIETGLRGVVEDNPAARSAVSIACHDLATKRAGLPLYRYWGLDAANTLDTSFTVGIDDEETMRRKTAEAVEAGYGTLKVKLGTSRDEALLSAVRETAPDATIRVDANEAWTPKEAVRNIEWLADYGVEFVEQPVPAENREGLKYVYERSPLPIAADESCVVASDIPAIADRCDIANLKLMKTGGLREAKRLIHTARAHGLEVMCGCMIESNASIAAACHLAPLLDYADLDGSLLLAEDDFDGVPMPAGHIDLQDVDRAGTGAREV